The Desulfobulbaceae bacterium genome has a segment encoding these proteins:
- a CDS encoding glycosyltransferase family 2 protein yields the protein MDRIAIPALSFRGFSNLKQMNRVSVIIPAYQPGPELVKTVEGLRGKSDNLEIIVVNDGSAPLYNDMFNQVINYDVHLVTYLQNLGKGAALKKGFEYWQTHFSNAQVGVVTADADGQHHVDDILLLVKAMQNDSNSLHLGVRQLSAEVVPWRSQLGNWLSALIFQSVSKIQIIDTQTGLRGVGTKLLTHTKNCKATGYDFEMEMLLIAVKNNIPIRQHPIRTLYLAGNTSSHFKPIKDSCKVYKVFWNHLIHK from the coding sequence ATGGACAGAATAGCGATTCCAGCATTAAGCTTCAGAGGCTTTTCTAATTTAAAGCAAATGAATAGAGTTTCAGTAATAATTCCAGCATATCAACCAGGTCCGGAACTCGTAAAGACAGTCGAGGGCCTTAGGGGTAAATCAGACAACTTAGAGATTATCGTTGTTAATGACGGGTCAGCGCCATTGTATAATGACATGTTCAATCAAGTAATTAATTATGACGTTCATTTGGTCACCTATTTACAAAACCTTGGGAAAGGTGCGGCGCTTAAAAAAGGATTTGAATACTGGCAAACTCACTTTTCAAATGCACAAGTTGGTGTAGTAACAGCTGATGCCGATGGGCAACATCATGTTGATGATATTCTTCTGCTGGTCAAAGCCATGCAAAATGACTCAAATTCGTTACACCTAGGAGTACGTCAACTCAGCGCAGAAGTTGTTCCATGGCGTAGCCAACTAGGTAACTGGTTATCTGCCCTTATTTTTCAGTCTGTATCAAAGATTCAAATTATTGACACACAAACAGGATTAAGAGGAGTGGGCACAAAATTACTCACGCACACGAAAAACTGTAAGGCAACCGGATATGATTTCGAGATGGAAATGCTTCTTATAGCTGTAAAAAACAATATTCCAATACGCCAACACCCAATTAGAACACTTTATCTTGCCGGGAACACGTCATCTCATTTCAAGCCAATCAAGGACTCTTGCAAGGTATATAAGGTTTTCTGGAACCATCTGATCCATAAATAA